A segment of the Candidatus Izimaplasma bacterium HR1 genome:
GATCACCAAATAGGAAACTAACACTATATAGGAAATCAGGATCGCCAAATAGGAACGTATCATCAAATCCAAAGTCTGGATCGCCAAACAATTCATAACTTGTGATGGTATTTTCATCTAATATATCAGAGGTTCTTGTAGATTCACAAGTAGTTCCATCACCACCTTGAGCAATCATTACACATACTTCTTGATTATCAATTGTTGGATCATTGTATAAATTAATAAAGTCTTCTAATATAGTTCTTAAACTTTCAGTAGGGACTGAATCTCCGTCATCATCAGGGTCAAGTACCAGTGCCATATCAATTCTATTTACTTTTATTTTTACTTTATCTGTTGTTGCAACGTCACCTGTTCTAATTTCATAAAATACATCAAAGAATGAATCAATATTGTAGTTTGATCTTGCTGAAATTCCTGTCATACTTATTGTTGTACCTGAACTTAGGAAGATGCTTCTTTCTACTAAGAATGAAGGATCTAAATTACCACCAAAATAAACATCATCAATTGTATCGTCATCACTATCAGGATCTAAATAATCTGCTAGAAATATTCTAAAGTATTCTTCTACTTCAGATATTGAGTAATAATCCGTTAATACAACACCTGGATTAAGATCTACCCTAGATAATTCAAGTCTGATTGGTTTTAAACTTATTTCCTCGTACTTGTTACCATTATTAGTAACAATCTCAAGTGAAAGGATGAAATATCCCATGTCGTCCTTTGTTAACTCTGAATCATTTAATACATTAACAACTATTATGTTTTCAATATCTAGTTCTCGTAATCTACCAAATTCACTATCCATTTTGTTGTCAAAGTACATATTATTTAATTCTTCAAAAGTGATTGAAGAATCAAAATAGTCTACTAAATACATACGATACATTGAAACAATTTCAGTTTCAATAAATGTTCGATAATCACCTTCAACTTCTGTTCTTCTAACACTTAGTAAAATAACTTCATCTTCTTCAGTTACTGTGAAAGTCATTCTAAGTACATTTACATGTCCATTATGTTCATATTCTATCGTAGCATATATCATTTCATCATCGTCAACATCTGGAGCAATTATATTTACTTTCTTAGCTAAATCAGCTCCTGCTTTGAATCTTCTTCTTGCTTCTTCTATTCCATCACAATCATTATCAACAGCGTTAAACCACATACTGCATAATTGCTCAGTAGGTATATCTCCAGATTCAAAGTGAACCATGAACTTCTCTATTTCCTCGATAATATCTTCCTCATTGAATCCTCTAACTAAGACACCTTCTTCTTTAATCATAAGTCGAAGAATACCGTCTTCTTCAGATACATCAAACGCTATTTTAAGAACTGTGACGTGACCATGATGTTCAAAATTAATTACTGCTGTAACGTCACCAAAATCGTCATCATCGTCATCAACAATATTTACTTTCTTAGATAAGTCAGCTCCTGCTTTAAATTTAACTCGAGCTTTTATTAGACCATCACAATCATTATCCTCCCCGTCATACCACTTAGCACATAATTCCTCATCTGTAATATCAGGGTCGCTGTAGTCTTCAATAAACATATCTATTTCAAGTCTTATTTTAGACTCATCAATTCCTCTTAAAAGAATAGTTTCTTCGGTAATCTCATAAGTAACTACACCTTCTACTAATGTAATTGATAAAGCTATTTTAAGGACAGTAACATGGCCATCAAAGAAAAACTCAATTTTCGCCTCTACTGTGTCATCTTCAACATCACCAATATCAGCGATATTAACGGTTTTTGATAACGCTGCTCCTGCTTTGAATTTCCTTCTAGCATCAATTACTCCATCGCAGTCCTCATCTATTCCGTCAAACCACATACTACAAAAGTCTTCATCTGAAATCATTTCATTTCTAAAATCTTCAATAAACATTTCAAGACCACTATCAATATGCTCTTGTTCAATCACAAAACCTGCAAGATAAGGTTCTAAGAATGTCCAATCATTGATTCGAAGTCTATCATCTTCTAAGACAATTCTTACTTCAAATTCAACTATTTCATTTGTTGCTTCATTTAAAGTTTCGATAGTGTAATAATCACCATCTTTTGTAACTGAAATTGCAACAAAGTTTGCAATATCAGTTGGTATTAGTAAATTTCTATCACTTATACATTCATCTAGTAAGGTTATATTTGTTACTGAGAAGTAATCTTCACAAAATGTTTGATTAGTTTCATCTTCTAGCACAACTAGCAACTCATCAAAATAATCAATCATTGCATCATCTTCTAATTGCTCAAAAACGTCTGCTTGACATAACTCATGTTCAGGATTTTCTCTACATAGTTCCTCTGTCGCTTTTTCTACAACATCATCTGATATTAAATCGCATCCAGCAAGTGCAAAAGAGAAAAGTATTAATCCCATAACCACAAAAAATCTTTTCATCATTTCCTCCTATTTGAAAACATTATAAATACTATCTTAATTTTACTACTTTATTTATAATTCCTCAATTTATATGAATTTATATATATATAAGACTTAGGAAACTGAAAAAAATTATAAATAGTGGAAAGATTTAGTGAATAGCAATTCAATATATTAAGAAGGTAATCAAGAAATGCAAACTTAGAAGTACAGTAAATCTTATGAGGCTTTCAATAAGATGATATATGATGATTTCGAATTACTCAGGACAAAGATGTAAGCATCTACACCACTTATAAGCTAATATCTTATCTAAACAAAAAGACTACAATGTAGTCTTTTTGTTTAGATAAAGCACAATACAGTTCTCTTAATTTTTTAAGAACTATTTCTTTTAAACATTTCGTTTTGTAAGTTAACAAGATCCATCTTTTCAAGATATTTAATTTCGTGTTCAATGCGTCCGGTCTTAATAAATCCCCAAATTCCAAATCCCCAGCAAAACATCAATGTTGGCATGACAATGGCCATCGTAATTCCTACATATGGTTCTTGAACCTCGAGAGCTCTGATTAGGATCATGGAAGTAATAAAAATAGTTGACCCAAAAGCTCCTACAATGAATGCTTTTAGATTTGTTCTATGTCGTTTTTCTTTTAACTCAATCATGTATGATGGTCCACTCAATTTTCCCGGGCTACCAAGGATTAATACATCTAATGAAATATGGAACAGTTTAGCTAAAGCTACAGCATTGTATACGTCAGGCAACGTCTCACCTGATTCCCATTTGCTGATTGTCTGCCTGCTTACATTAAGTAAGCTAGCAACCTCTTCTTGTGATAAGTTACGCTCTTTTCTAAATTTACTGATTCTCTCACCAGTTTTGTGCATCATAGATAACACCTCCTACTTCAATGATATTCTATTACTTCCAATACGACTACCAAGTATGATTTACATTATGTCTGTTTTCGGTTACATTCTTAATTGTCTAACTGTACATTTGCAAATAAATATAAAATGTAGGATATAAATAATTCTTTCTATCATCGTTCTATAATTACATTTTATCATAAGGCAAATAAAAAGGCACCTTCTTGTCAGGAAAGCACCAAATATGCTAAGTAAAATAATCATTCAAGTCATTTTTGATACGGTTCTTCGTCTTTCATTCTAAACGAACTAGTATACCAAACTAGTAAATTTATTCTTCTACAATATGCTCCTTTAGTACCCCATTAAACTTCGGTTTCATTATTAAGTAAACCAATAAAATAAACTTAGTTACTGTTATAAGATTATTTGGTCCAAAATTTATTGTCCCAAAACCGAATCCGCTCTCTCTATTTAAATCCAGGAAATAGTTATATATCTTATTTATAACATAACCATCAATAACAATTAACACACCACCAATTAAAGGCATAGTTAATACAAAAAGAAATAGCTTATCTAATTTATACTTTCTCTCCATAATAAAATAAATAAGTGCCATAGCTATCATTATAAATACAGATACAAGCCCTACTATAGAGTATACCATATAGATATCCCTAGTTCTTATACTAGTACTAAATACCTGCATTTGTGTCAACAGCATAACCAATCTATAAAGACCCAGAATAACTGATATACCCATATACCCTATTGATAGATTCGTTAACACCTTCTTAGCACTAACAAATCCTCTGTTAGATATAAGCACAAACAACAGTACTGCAGATATCAAATCTACAGTTCTAGTGAAGTAACAAAACACTGAAACTATTACTATTACACTTACATACTTTCTTTTCATTAATTCATACATTTATACCTACTCCTATTCCAAAAATAAAAAGCAATCCAAATATGGATTGCTTTTTCCCTTTATTTGTTACTAGAATTATACCATATTTATATACTAACAATACTCAATTTCTTTTTTTTGCTAAATCTACTCCTTGTGTAAATGGACAACTCTGAATGCAAATCCCACAATCCGTTCCTGTTTTAGTCCACATCTTTGAGTATAACCCTTGGTTTCTTATTAACTCATTATGATGTCCTCTTTCAATTATTTCTCCTTTATCTACTACAATTACATCATCACAAAAATTACAGCTATTCATTCGATGTGAAATAAATAATGATGTTTTATTTTGAACGAGTTCACTGAACTTTTCATAGACTTCTGCTTCTGACTGTGGATCTAAGGAAGCAGTTGGTTCATCTAAAATGACAATTGGAGTATCTTTATATAATGCGCGTGATATTGCTAGTTTTTGTGCTTCTTCTCTAGACATTTCAACACCATTTTCCTTAGAACTTTGATAGATGATAGTATCTATACATGTATTGTGATTCAAAAAGTTTTAATGCTAGTTTATTACTATGTTATAATTAATGAGAAGTATTATAATGAATAGCTGTATATAGACAATTAATAACTCAGCAAGGAGAAATAGATAATGAATATACAAATTTTCGGAAGTAATAAATGTTTTGATACAAAGAAAGCAATAAGATATTTTAAGGAAAGACGTATAAAATTTCAATTAATTGATATTCTAGATAAAGGTATAAGTAAAGGTGAATATCGCTCTGTATCTAATGCTGTTGGAGGGATGGATGTTTTAATAAATGAAAAGTCAAAAGATTACCCTATGCTAAATCATTTATTAAAGGATCAAAAAGAACAACTTTTAATTGAAACCCCAAGTATCTTTAATACACCTATTGTGAGAAACGGTAGACAAGCTACAGTTGGTTATAAACCTGAAGTATGGAAGAGTTGGAATTAAGTTTTCAATTTAAGCAAAAAGGTTTAGAAGTGTCCTTATTAGTAACATTACGAATATAAAGCAAAAGAGCGAAAAATCTCGCTCTTTTGCTTTATATTATTATCTTAGACTATTCCTTAAATATCAATTCTATTACTTTGTGTTTACTATTCTACACCGAAAATTTCAGCTTCTAAAATAACATTATGTCCATTGAAGTTGTAATAATAATGGTCTGTATTGTTTATATCACTAGCGTTAGATCCTCCAACAAGTTCAATTGGCAGAAAATATGAGATCTCATTGTGATTAGTAATCGATACTTCTGTAAATATAAATGTTTGTAATACATAACACGGAACACCTTGGTTGAACTCATCAATAATTCTTATCGAATTCATTGTAGGAAATAACATATTAAAGTACAGTTCCCCATTACTGTCATACATAGGAACATAAAATATTCCATTTCCATACTCTGAATCTTATGTAGATTTAACTACTTACACTGAAATTGGTTGGGTATTAGATATTTCAAACTCGAGTCCATCCATATTATCAATTGTGTCTAGATTTGCCAGTTGTTCTCTATCTTTTTGTCTTACAAAAAATTAATATCCAACATGCTGGTAATTTATTCATTATCTCTCTTATACACAATTTCTATAACAAGTATAGCTTGAGCAACACAAAAAAGATTAATCTAAATAAAAAACACTGTCTCCATACATATGGAAACAGTGTTTTACTCTATTCTACTGTAATGCTTATATCACTATTGTAACTAATATCTAATGACTTTAACATAATACAGTTTGATATTGTAATCGTATTTACACCTGAACTGCTTAAGTTGAATGATTCTAGAATTGGTAAATCAACAAGTATCACCTCTGCGATATACGTTGCTGATGATCTTACGAACTCATCAAACTCTGGTAGGTCATTCAATTCCAGTACTGTTATATACCAGTCTTCTATTGTAGAAGAAATATTTAATATCTTAAGATTTGGCAGTTGTGAAAGATTGATTTCATCAATACTAGGATTATCTGACATATCTAAATGTACTAACGAGTTCAATAAAGGAATTGAATCAAACTCAAGTGTGTCAATTTCATTAAATCCTATATTCAATGTTTCTAGTGATACAAAAGATGTTAAGAATGAGTAATCAACAATACCAGGATTATACGATAAATTGATTTCTTTTAGATTTGACATTGTAGAAACATAAGACATTTTTTCTGTATTCAAATTATTAGCAGCAATTGATAATGCTTCTAAATTAGGTGCATTACTTAAGAACCCATAATTATCAACAGCTGTAATTTGATCAAATTTAAAGTCTTTAAGTCCTACCATATTATAGAAGGTAATATCAGTAATTCTTGTGTTTGATAGATTTAATACTTCTAAACTTCTTAATGATCTCATTTCTACGGTGTTAATCATTGTATTTTCATTCAGGATTAGATGTTCTAGACCTGAATTATTTATATATAATGATGTCATTGTAAATTGCTCATTAAATTCAATACTTAGATTAGCTAGTTCATCACAACCATTAATATAAAGGTTTAATAGTTTTGTTTCTATGTTTCTCGTAAGAAACTTAAATCTAGGTAAATTGATTAATCTTAACTCGCGAATTCCATCGACATCGTCAGATCTTACATTTTCGATAATAATTTCCTGTAGTTGCGCAAAGTCTTTAAGTTCTAAGTTGATAATTGTATTACTAGTGAAGTCAATTACTTCTAGTTTAGGGAACTTTGCATTCGTTAAAAATGTGTAATCTTCTAGAGTATCATTGTGAGATAAAATCAGCACTTTAAGTGAAGTCATTGCCGGGATTGAGTTAACTTTATTTAAATCTAAAGCTGAGTTATTCAAATGTAGTTTTTCAATACCTAAAACATTTTGAAGGAAGCTATATGATTCTAACTCGGTGTTACCTTGAAGATTTAGTTCCTTAATAGAACCTATAGATCCGGTAACATTAAATACTCTTAAATCCTTGTAGCTTAAGTCTAAGTTCCTAAT
Coding sequences within it:
- a CDS encoding Protein metal binding site, with translation MKRFFVVMGLILFSFALAGCDLISDDVVEKATEELCRENPEHELCQADVFEQLEDDAMIDYFDELLVVLEDETNQTFCEDYFSVTNITLLDECISDRNLLIPTDIANFVAISVTKDGDYYTIETLNEATNEIVEFEVRIVLEDDRLRINDWTFLEPYLAGFVIEQEHIDSGLEMFIEDFRNEMISDEDFCSMWFDGIDEDCDGVIDARRKFKAGAALSKTVNIADIGDVEDDTVEAKIEFFFDGHVTVLKIALSITLVEGVVTYEITEETILLRGIDESKIRLEIDMFIEDYSDPDITDEELCAKWYDGEDNDCDGLIKARVKFKAGADLSKKVNIVDDDDDDFGDVTAVINFEHHGHVTVLKIAFDVSEEDGILRLMIKEEGVLVRGFNEEDIIEEIEKFMVHFESGDIPTEQLCSMWFNAVDNDCDGIEEARRRFKAGADLAKKVNIIAPDVDDDEMIYATIEYEHNGHVNVLRMTFTVTEEDEVILLSVRRTEVEGDYRTFIETEIVSMYRMYLVDYFDSSITFEELNNMYFDNKMDSEFGRLRELDIENIIVVNVLNDSELTKDDMGYFILSLEIVTNNGNKYEEISLKPIRLELSRVDLNPGVVLTDYYSISEVEEYFRIFLADYLDPDSDDDTIDDVYFGGNLDPSFLVERSIFLSSGTTISMTGISARSNYNIDSFFDVFYEIRTGDVATTDKVKIKVNRIDMALVLDPDDDGDSVPTESLRTILEDFINLYNDPTIDNQEVCVMIAQGGDGTTCESTRTSDILDENTITSYELFGDPDFGFDDTFLFGDPDFLYSVSFLFGDPDFDVYRTFTIEVVLGDDGNFNTLLTEIDNPE
- a CDS encoding transcriptional repressor DicA; its protein translation is MMHKTGERISKFRKERNLSQEEVASLLNVSRQTISKWESGETLPDVYNAVALAKLFHISLDVLILGSPGKLSGPSYMIELKEKRHRTNLKAFIVGAFGSTIFITSMILIRALEVQEPYVGITMAIVMPTLMFCWGFGIWGFIKTGRIEHEIKYLEKMDLVNLQNEMFKRNSS
- the msbA_4 gene encoding Lipid A export ATP-binding/permease protein MsbA encodes the protein MSREEAQKLAISRALYKDTPIVILDEPTASLDPQSEAEVYEKFSELVQNKTSLFISHRMNSCNFCDDVIVVDKGEIIERGHHNELIRNQGLYSKMWTKTGTDCGICIQSCPFTQGVDLAKKRN
- the spxA_1 gene encoding Regulatory protein Spx, with the protein product MNIQIFGSNKCFDTKKAIRYFKERRIKFQLIDILDKGISKGEYRSVSNAVGGMDVLINEKSKDYPMLNHLLKDQKEQLLIETPSIFNTPIVRNGRQATVGYKPEVWKSWN
- a CDS encoding Leucine Rich repeats (2 copies), with the protein product MFKKLLLTIIITLTLTSCGERMTEEEKQVLLLEEITNDYTDEIKTTYKVGDFLPTELSNGVKLTWSITQDRYFDKETYECTGSEGSDAVIKLTATFDDGDVLVDKEFEITVLDTFLRNNENGIVDGNLYDYLLNILDTDEDNKISINEAYDFTGDIVINRDGTGHFGDEIATTQGFDKIPGITSITINGIKIDELIINDLQNLEEVHINSNNTNVISLVHIENTPSVTTIDFGTSKIDTLELVGGFSIRNLDLSYKDLRVFNVTGSIGSIKELNLQGNTELESYSFLQNVLGIEKLHLNNSALDLNKVNSIPAMTSLKVLILSHNDTLEDYTFLTNAKFPKLEVIDFTSNTIINLELKDFAQLQEIIIENVRSDDVDGIRELRLINLPRFKFLTRNIETKLLNLYINGCDELANLSIEFNEQFTMTSLYINNSGLEHLILNENTMINTVEMRSLRSLEVLNLSNTRITDITFYNMVGLKDFKFDQITAVDNYGFLSNAPNLEALSIAANNLNTEKMSYVSTMSNLKEINLSYNPGIVDYSFLTSFVSLETLNIGFNEIDTLEFDSIPLLNSLVHLDMSDNPSIDEINLSQLPNLKILNISSTIEDWYITVLELNDLPEFDEFVRSSATYIAEVILVDLPILESFNLSSSGVNTITISNCIMLKSLDISYNSDISITVE